ACTGTGCTACGCTGCAGGAGCGTAGACAGGAGACTGATGGGAACAACAATCCCACTCTcgactaacctgatctccttctatgatgAGATGACCCGCTTAgaggatgagggaaaggctgtggatgttgtttacctagACTTcaataaagcctttgacaccttttcccacagcattctcctggagaaactggctgttcATGGCTTGCATGGGTGTACcttttgctgggtaaaaaattggctggatggctgggcccaaagagttgtggtgaatggaattaaatccagttggtggctggtcacaagtggtgttcgCCAGGGCTCAGTagtggggccagttctgtttaatatctttatcaatgatctggaggaggggatcgagcgcaccctcagtaagtttgcagatgacaccaagttgggtgggagtgtcgatctgctggagggtagggtggccctgcagagggacctggacaggctggaccgatgggccgaggccacttgtatgaggttcaacaaggccaagtgccgcgtcctgcacttgggtcacaataaccccatgcaacgctacaggcttggggaagagtggctggaaagctgcccggcagaaaaggacctgggcgAGTTGGTCAatagccagctgaatatgagccagcagcgtgcccaaagaggccaagaaggccaacagcatcctggcttgtatgaggaatagcatggccagcaggactagggaaggGATCGTCctcctgtactcagcactggtgaggccgcaccttgcatactgtgtccagttttgggcccctcactccaacaaagacattgaggtgctggagcgtgtccagagaagggcaaggaagctggtaaaaggtctggagcacaggtcttatgaggagcagctgagggaactggggttgtttagtctggagaaaaggaggctgaggggagaacTTATCGCTTCCTACAacaacctgaaaggaggttgtagcaaagCGCATGCCCATCATTTTTCCCAAGCAGCAGGTGATGagacgagaggaaacggccttaaattgcaccaggggaggtttagattggatattagggaaaatttcttcagtgaaaaggtagtcaagcattggaacaggctgcccagggaagtggctgactCACCAGCCCTAGAGGTATTTAAgaaacgtgtagatgtggtgcttagggatatggtttagtgggacttggcagtgttgggtttacagttggactcgatcttaaaggtcttttcccacctaaatgattctatgattctatgagagaCCTTGACCAAGTGGAGCAAGCTCAGCAGAGGGGGGCCAGAATGGTGCGGGGGCTTGAGCACTTGGttggggaggagaggctgagggcaTGGTGCTTGCTGAGTGTGGAGTAGAGAAGGCTTTGGTGGGAGACCTCAAAGCATCTCTCAAGTAGCTATGGTCTTTGAACTACGTTGGAAAATTCTATGCAGCCACAGATAGGCAACAACATTGATAAAGCAGAGGGCTGCCCTGTGCACGACTAAGGACACTCACGCATGTCTGTGTTAACACTTACTGCAAAACAATCCCCACATCTGTGCCCCTGAGCCTCCTGGGAGAGCGtctgcaggggaaaggatgacacaaaggcacaggctgggatgcagcagaactttaatgagtcaaaggagggaaatgaggTCACTATGagtggaaggagcagcagggacagataAAAGCCTGCGCCCCGTGGCTGTGGCAGAGATCACGCCTGGTGTCCATCTGCCTGCcgcagagagggagcagggccgGCAGGTCCTCCCTACGCCGGCTTTGTGGGGctcgcagcccggggcagcacaagagaacaaggaaaaatggagggaaaggagagggaggaagaggggaaaggcaggcatgggCCGTGCTTTCCTAGGGCGCAGGCTGGCCCCACCCTATTGCAAGGGGTGCTGGGCATGCTGAGCCCCTCggaaaagcagcaagctgatgctccatccctggtcCGGCACCATcttgtgggtccctgggggcctTCCCCAGGGCCATCGCCAGCAGCTTTAGCAGGGGAGGCATGGTCTGCCGCGGTAGCAGCTGCCAATGCCGGAGAGGCCAAAGCCGGAGAGGCCGGAGCCCCCGGAGTTGATGGGCACTcccgcagagctgaggatgctgccaacggcagcggaggtggaggatccgacggcggtgctctgcgggaaggagctgaggatggggccgggcagggtcaccaccacgggggagggctggatgacgacggtggagtcctggcactgctggacacagggctcattgcagctgttggccagcggggtcgggccgcagggccggcagggcaggcacgggttgtagcaggacatgtcttgtggctggaggtgcgcctgggggagagggcaggagaagcaAAGCATGAGCGGTgcgtgaggagcagcctgtCACTCCAGCACgagggagaaaaagcatgagCTGGAGCCGAGAGCTGGAGGTGTTGTCGGGAGGCCCAGGGCTTGTCCTTTCCTTCAGCCCAAGAGAGCCCTGCCAATAGCAACCGAGCCCAGGAAGATCCCTTCCTAGCCCATAGCTCAGGACACACCTCAGCCAAGCCCCAGCTTCTCTCCATGCCACACCTTCcacccctttccttctcccatgaCAAGCAGCACCATGACCCAGACTCAGACAAAACGACAGTTTTGTGTTGAGAAATCctagaggaggatgaggagaaggaggacgagcaggaagagcagaaagggcTTCGGACTCACCTTGTTCCCAAGGAGATGGAGGCGAGAGGAGCGGATgagagagtgaggagaaggGCCCGCTTTTATACTGCTCCTGCACCGTCCCAGGCCCGCAGTCACTGCACGCGGGCAGCAATTTTCCAGCACACTCACCTCCAAAGCAAACTATCCTACCTAATGGCACAGGTGGGGATTTGGGTTTCGTCAATGCTGCCATTAcgtttcctcattttttgacATGCCCTTTAGGCCTCAGACGCTCCTTTCAAGTATCGAGATGAAAGGCTCCAATGTATCCCAGGTAGGAACACATCGGTACAGGCAGATGTGCTCCGAGTGCTGGAGGGCTCTGTGCAGGCAGCGGTATGTTTCTGGGGAACTCTGTGAGGTTGTTTTCCACCCCCATTACAGGAAGGTGCACATAGCGTCCCACCAGCATTGCCCTCACGAATGCCATGATTGCTCAACAAGCCCCGTGGAGTTGGGTCCCTCCTCACTACCAGGGGAGTGTGTTGGGGCTCGGGACAGCACCTTGTTCCTCCCATTCTCCTCACACCACCACGCACGTTGCCCGCACGCTTTGGAACCCTGACCAGCAGGAGACACTTTTGCAAAACACGCTGACCATCCTGTGAGCTCCTGAAGCTGTGGGAGTGCCAGCAAGAAGGTCATCCCAAGGGCCATGGCCGTtggggctgcctggagctgtgtACTCGGGTACAGCCCAGTACCCGGACCAGTTTTCCAGGGTTATGGATGGAGCTGCCCTGGCCAGAGGGGAACTCAGCCCCACGTGGGACACAAGCCTGCAGAGCGCACGCCCTCCTGGCTTGGCCTCACGCCAAAAGGCTGACACACGGCCAATCCAAAATTAGACTGTGACTCGCCACGGCTAGGGAGAGTCTGTCCCAGGAAGCTTGCCTActgaaggcattcccttgcccTCCTGCGACGCGTCCCAGCTGCCTCCgtgtctgcagggcagggaagtgCATCACCTCCCTGATGTAGTCTGAGAGCTGTTCTTGTACCCAGGGCCCTtctgagcacagcccctcccTGAGCATCCGCAGGCACGTGGCACTGCACGGTCCTGACAGCCCTCGCTGGCTGGGGAGTCTGGGCAAGTTTCCTTGCCTCCGCAATGGTGCTGGGTTGTGCTCCTGGCCGAGGAGGCCTTTGGGGCATGGGAAAGAAGGCATGCTGAAGCACTAATGCCAGGAGAAGATGCAGCGCCTGAGACCCAGAGATGAGGCCCACACAGTGGGGAAGAGTTTTCTGCAACTCCCTTGGGTGCTTGGCATCTGGTCACATGTACTCTGGTCAGTCCAATCTGTTTCAATATTCCTAGGGCTGATCCTCCTCTACTGTGGGAAAGTCTTCTCTCGACTGCAAGTCCTACCAGGAAAGACCACGGCCAAGAACCCTCGGAGTACCTCCACCTTTCCTGTAACCCCTGCCCTCTTCCGTTCAGCGCTGCAGCTGTCTTTGACCAAGCCTCGTAGCTGACCGACCTGGAAGAAGACCTTCTTGTTGCCCTCCACATGCTTTGCGTGATTCAACGCCAGGTggcctttggctttcctaaccccaACCCTGCATACTCAGACAGCCTGGCAGATGTTCTCCCCAGACCAAAGGACAGCGAGAGGAAGACAGCTGAAACCATTGGCACAAcctggctgcctggagctgccacAGCTAGGGACCATCGGAGCGAgctcagagagagggaggagagagaagcacGTGGCACGTCCTTAAAGAGAGGGGCCTTTGGGTGCTCCGCTGCTgtgggcagcgccgggcagagctgggcctcTTCCTGCAAAGGGAGTTGCAAACAATCGCACTTCACTGCCCCAAGTCaacttcccctgcctgcacaagaCCCCTCCACCACTTGGGGCTTGGCTTCTGCCCATGCTGACACAATTCTGACTGGGATATCCTTGGGATCTCTTACTGGCACGCGAAAGGAGCCGGCATCGCACACCAGGCATGTTCAGAAATGAGGAAGTGAAATGACGGCGTTGAcggaaaccaaaacacaacccgTGCCATTAGGTAGGATAGTTTGCTTTGGAGGTGAGTCTGTTGGAAAATTACTGCCCGCGTGCAGTGACTGTGGGCCTGAGGCGGTGCGGGTGCAGTATAAAAGCGGGGccttctcctcactctctcACCCGCTCCTCTTGCCTCCATCTCCTTGGGAACAAGGTGAGTCTGAAGCCCTTTCTTGTCTtacacctccttctccttcttctcgtcctcctgcacctcctccgTGACTTCTCAGTGCATACCTGCCGCTCTGtcccatcctgggccttgaggCTGCTtgccatgggagagggaagggagcagaaggTGTGGCACGGAGAGAGGTTGGGGCTTGGCTGAGGCGTCTGTCTCCTGAGCTATGGGCTAGGTGGGGACCTCCCTGGCCTTGGTCGCTCTTCGTGGTGCTCAtttgggctgggggaaagggtCTCCTTCATTGCGGGGTAACAGGCTGCTCTTCAACTACCCCTCGTGCTTTGttgtcccctgccctctcccacaggtgcacctccagccacaagacatgtcctgctacaaccCGTGCCTGCCATGCCCTCCATGcgggccctgcggcccgaccccgctggccaacagctgcaatgagccctgtgtccggcagtgccaggactccaccgtcgtcatccagccctcccccgtggtggtgaccctgcccggccccatcctcacctccttcccgcagagcaccgccgtcggatcctccacctccgctgccgttggcagcatcctcagctctgcgggAGTGCCCATCAACTCCGGGGGCTCCGGCCTCTCCGTCTTTGGCCTCTCCGGCATTGGCAGCTGCTACCGCGGCAGACCATGCCTCCCCTGCtaaagctgctgcctgctctgaggCCTCACCTTGTTTCCCTCTTTTGactcattaaagttctgctgcatcccagcttCCGCTTCTGTCTCATCCTTTCCCCTGACCTTGCTTACCTAAGATGCTTAGGGAAAGAGATGTTGCTTGGGTCTGTTTCTGGGAAGGGGTTGGTGGGGATGGTTTTGCACTGATTGTCACCACAGGCTTGCGCTGAGTATGCTAATTCGTGCATGGAGTGATCCTCTAGTTTGTAAATTTGCCTGCCCTTTTGGGTCGGGATAGAATTAGCCGACATAGTTCAGTGACTACCATCCACTTTGATGTgcactccttttctttttcctcaggaaGCTCAACACTGTGATGCATGTCGTCAGGAGGGAATGTGGTATTGACAAGACATCGGCACTAGCTTCCCAAGAGAGGCCAGGAAACCCATCCTAACCATAGCATTCTCAAAGGGAGGAACACAGTGCAGTGGGCTGCCTTGTCATAGAACCATATTATCTTACAGCCACAGAATGGATTGgattggaagagacctttaaaggtcctcTAGTCCGACTCTCCTGCCACGGGCAGGGGTATCTGTTGCTACACCACGTTTCTCAAAGTTCCGtcaaacctgaccttgaacgtttccaaGATGGGGCATCCTATCgctctctgggcaaccttttccagtgtctcaccacatTCATCGCaatacatttcttccttatgtccaaccTGCATCTACCCTATTTTACCCAGTTTAATACTGTTgctccttgtcctatcactacaggccttgaTAACAAGTCTCTCTCCGACTTCCTTATAAGTCCCCTTTATATattggaaggctgcaataaggtctccccagagccttctcttctccggGCTGAAAAACCCCCACTCCCTCAGCCCTTCTTCATAGGAGGGGTGATGCatccctcggatcatttttgtagGCCTTCTCTGGAACTGACCTAAGAGGGCCATTTCTCCtttgtactggggaccccagacacgatgcagtgctccaggtgggctCTAACAAGAGCAAACTAGGGGcagagaatcacctccctcagcctgctggccacgcttcttgtgatgcagcccagggtacaaTTGGCTTTCTCgcctgcaagcgcacattgctggctcatgtccaatttttcaacCACCAGTAtctccaagtccttctctgcagggctgctctcaaccaTTTATCCTCCAGTCCGCATTGATATTGAAGATTGCCCCAAcgcaggtgcaggaccttgcccttggccttgttgaagtTCCTGATGTTCACCTAGGACCAGTCCTGaagcctgtccagatccctctggaCAGCATCCCTCGCCTCAAGCGTATCAGTTATACCCCGCAGCCTGGCATCATGCACAGACttgctgagggcgcactcaatcccactgtctctgTCACTGATGAAGACATGAAACAgtattggtcccagtatggaccccgCCACTGGTCACGGGTTTCCCCTTGGACTTTGAGCCGTTGACTGTAAGTCTTTGGATGCAGCCAAAGTGCCTTTGGGGCTCTGTCCCTTGCAGGTGAGGAAGGCATCCATGGCACCACCAGAGCCCCTGGCCATCAGGCCCAGCTTTGCTGAGCCCCTGCCCAGACGTGCCCTCTTGGCCTCGGTGCACATGCTGCGAAATGGGCGTGTGGCCACTGCTGATGGTGGTTGAGGAGCCTGGGCTGTGGAAGGCCCTGGGAGGGCAGCAGCCCCACCAGGTCCTGGGAAGTGGCCAGGAGGGGgcaagaagggaggagagaggcgGAGCGGCAGTTCCTCTTGCCCTGGCCACCactgtgctggaggaggagactCGAGCAGAAAATAGACCCAGAGGACAACAGGAGAGGGAATGGGGGAATCGGGCTGCACTggctctggctgggatggagataattttcttcatggcagTCCATACGGTGCTGTGCTTCAAACGTGTTCAGATAACAGAGCAAAGCTTTAGCTGTTGCTGCACGGTGCTTGCTCACCATCAAGGCCGCCCCTCTTTCTCACTCTGCATCTCCCCACAGTGGAGGCTAGGGGTGGGCAAGCacctgggaggggacacagccaggacggTTGAcctgacatcatgctcagcaataaaactgtggGCAGTCCTTCCAAAGTAGCCATTcttcagagactggctgggcatcggtctgctGCTGCGAGGTGGTTTTGTCCTcttggatttttctcttttttcccttcccttcccttcccttcccttcccttcccttcccttcccttcccttcccttcccttcccttcccttcccttcccttcccttcccttcccttcccttcccttcccttcccttcccttcccttcccttcccttcccttcccttcccttcccttcccttcccttcccttcccttcccttcccttcccttcccttcccttcccttcccttcccttcccttcccttccctttagACTGGCCTGATCGTGACCCAAGCGTATTTTGCCCTCTTGCTCTTCTAgttctccccccatccctctgggACAGCAGATCAAGAGAACAGCTGGTAGGTGCTTAGTGCTGGTCAACACACAACACAGGCCCGCAGGCAGTGCATATCCTCCTTCCCTGTCTGTGCCCAGGGCTTGCTGGAAAAGTttctggggagagggaggcagggagagactCAGGGCAGGAAGAGGGGCAGCGGGTGTGGCCCGAGTGTCTCCAAGGACTGTCCAGGAGCCCTCCAAAGCAGTGCGGTGACcagcagcaaaggctgcagAGAGACTTGCAGACAATGAAGGAGAGCTGCCGAACTGCTGCAGGACATGGCTGGGCAAGATGACACATGTCCACCCAGAGCCCCAGATGACAGCTGGCTTTGTAGCAACCAGCCCTGTCTCGCCACGCATGCTTCCgcccctggcaggcagctgcccaaaAGCACGGCCAAGGGAAAGGTGCTTTTGCAGTAACCCCTTCAAAACAGGTGAGACTCCCAGCACTGCTCCTGGACACCGAGGACCGGCATCATCCTGGGCTACATGAGCCGGCGCATAGCCAGGAGATCAATGGGAGCAACGATCCCGCTTTCTCAGCACTTGCCTGACAGCATCTAAAATAATGGGTTGCGTTTTGGGCTCTAATGTAAGAAAGACCTCGACTGAGTGGAGCGAGTTGAGCAGAGGGTGGCCAGGACGGTGAGGGGGCTTGAGCACTTGGTTGGTGAGGGGAGGCTGAGGTAGCAGAGAGCTTGCTgagcatggagaagagaaggcgtGGTAGGAGACCTAAAATCTCTGGAGTAGCTATTGTCATTCATCTGTGCTGGGTAATTCTATCCAGTCCCAGATAGGTAgctgtcctgttttcagctgggatagagttaattttcttcctagtagcaggcacagtgctgtgttttggatttagtaggagaagaatgttgataacacgctgatgcttttagttgttgctgagtactgcttatgccagtccaaggacttttcagcttcccaagctctgccaggtgcacaagaagctgggagggggcacagccagaatagttgatccaaactgccccaagggctattccataccatatggcgtcatgctcagtatagaaactggggggggggggttggccggggagcagcgatcgctgctcgggaactgtctgggtagtggtcggcgggtggtgagcaattgcattgcgcatcacttgctttgtatattattattactattattattatattgttattattattattttactttattttatttcaattataaactgttcttatctcaacccaggagtgtttctcactcttactcctccgattctctcccccatcccatcgggggtagggggagtgagtaagcggctgcgtggtgctgagttgctggctggggctaaaacCACGACAGTAGCAAAGTTTAGAAAGCAGAGGGTCACAAAATGCATGATTAAGGATACTCAGAACAATCCTGTGttaacaaaagcaacaaaagcgacatggcaccccagaaagtatggagtcagacaatgggactcatttccgaaacaacctcatagacacctggaccaaagagcacggcatcgagtgggtatatcacatcccttaccatgcaccagcctctgggaaaatcaaacgatacaatggactgttagAGAccaccctgagagcaatgggtggtgagacattcaaacattgggatacacatttagcaaaagctgCCTGGTTAttcaacaccaggggatctgccaatcgagctggccctgcccaatcaaaacttctacgtactgtagaaggagataaagtccctgtagtgcacataaaaaatatgctggggaagacagtctgggttacttccccctcgggcaaaggcaaacccattcatgggattgcttttgctcaagggcCTGGGTGCatttggtgggtgatgcgaaaggatggggaagcccaatgtgtacctcaagggaatttgattttgggtgaaaatagtcaatgaactgaattgtatgatgttaattgctctATAATACTGCATGTTATGTCTTagctgtatgttatctcttaactgtatgttaatataataatatagtataatgctaatataataatatagtatgttaatgttaagtatatagcactgtatgttatggttgctatatgccacatcaatggtattacagtgagaattgcccagcttaatgaaaatgaactttgatgaaaccgtgttggaatgagaactggcttcagcatgcagcagtccaacactgcacaccacctctcctgctctgaaaaacTGTGATGAtggatggaacccaaagtcatggactaaatgaactcaacggACATTTTAGAGGTATGGCTgatagacgaagggaatgataactgtgtgtatatatcaagatagggaaactGGTAGTAATTAATTagaatgcattggaaaggggaggacctgtgcatgacataGATAGTTTAGAATAAGGTGTGGTGTggttactgtcctggtttcaactgggatagagttaattttcttcctagtagcaggcatagtgctgtgttttggatttagtaggagaagaatgttgataacatgctgatgttttagttgttgctaagtactgcttatgctagtcaaggacttttcagcttcccatgctctgccaggtgcacaagaagctgggagggggcacagccagaatagttgatccaaactgacccaagggccattccataccatacagcgtcatgggcagtatagaaactgggggggggggttggccggggagcagcgatcgctgcttgggaactatctgggtattggtcggcgggtggtgagcaattgcattgtgcatcacttgctttggatattattatcatcattgttacattgttattattatcattactgttttactttatttcaatcattaaactgttcttatctcaacccaggagtgtttctcacttttactcttccaattctctcccccatcccatcggggtagggggagtgagcgagtggctgcgtggtgctgagttgctggctggggctaaaccacgacagtggcCCATGCCTGTGTTTCCcctcttcttctctctcctttccctccagtGTCCTTGTTCTCTTGTGCTTCCCTGGGCTGTGAGCCCCACAAAGCCAGTGTAGGGAagagctgctggccctgctccttCTGTGGGGCAGGCAGATGGATACCTGGCTGTATCTCTGCCacggcgggggcagggggagagacTCCTTTGTGCCCCTGGTGCTCCCTGCACTGGGACCTCCACTCAGAGCaatctcatttctctgttttgagACATCAAAGTTCTGCTGCATCTCAGCCCATGCCTGTGTGTTATCCTTTTCCCTGCAGAGTCTTTCCCAAGATGCCTAGGGTGTTGCTCAAGGTTGGTTCTCGGACGAAGATTTTTGTGATTGTTGTGCAGTGAGTGTTAATGTAGGCTTGCATATAGTGTGCTTAGTGATGCATTGCATTACTCTCTGCTTTCTAAgcttct
The sequence above is a segment of the Pelecanus crispus isolate bPelCri1 chromosome 18, bPelCri1.pri, whole genome shotgun sequence genome. Coding sequences within it:
- the LOC142595293 gene encoding uncharacterized protein LOC142595293: MSSHPYGCNQEDNNYVPTTWQSDIRMIVVCLFCGHCSTKEEDEEKEDEQEEQKGLRTHLVPKEMEARGADERASDAPFKYRDERLQCIPGLILLYCGKVFSRLQVLPGKTTAKNPRSTSTFPFALEVSLLENYCPRAVTVGLRRCGCSIKAGPSPHSLTRSSCLHLLGNKVHLQPQDMSCYNPCLPCPPCGPCGPTPLANSCNEPCVRQCQDSTVVIQPSPVVVTLPGPILTSFPQSTAVGSSTSAAVGSILSSAGVPINSGGSGLSVFGLSGIGSCYRGRPCLPC